CGTGGTCAAAATGTTCTCCTCGACTGACCGGGCCATGCGCATTCGCCTCCTGCAGCAGGTAGGGGCCGTGGGGAGAGCCTGCCCGCTTCTACTCCACCCAGACCTCACCCTTGCTGCAGGGTAGGCCCCTGTCTCACCTCTAGCCCCAGGCAGATAACTTGAGCCGTTGCTTTGGCTGCATGGGGGCCCCAGAAACCCCTCCTCGAAACATACACACAGGTGAGGGACCAGTGAGGCTGTGCTCTCAGGAAGTCAAGATAATCACTGGGCTCATTGGAGGCTTAGGGAACGCCCCCACCCAGGCCGCATGGCTCAAACGCTTCTCCCTGTGCCGCCCAGTCTCCCGGGTTGAGCCTGttgttctgttgttcagtcgctaagtcacatccaacgctgaccccatggactgcagcatgccagacttctctgtctttcactatctcacagagttttctcaaactcatgtccattgagtcagtgatgccattcaaccacctcatcctctgccacccacttttcctcctgccctcaatctttcccagcatcagggtcttttccaaagagtcggtgcttcacattaggtggccaaagtattggagcttcaggatcagtccttccaatgactattcagggttgatttcctcttgAGGGGGGATAGCGTCTCTCTTGCCAACCCCCAGGCAGTTGGGAGCATCAGACAGGGTTGATGGGATCGGGGATGGGGGGCCGCTGCGTTAGGTATCCAGGTATCAGTCCTTCTCCAACTCCAAACACTCCAGCCTCCTCCCAGCACTCCTCTAGGCAGAGGTTATACGCTTTTTATAGAAAAGGTTGGGAGGCTCCGAGAGGGGTTGTGACCATTCCAGCTCTCCAGCACCCAGTCCCTGGTTCTTCTCAGTCCCCTCCCTCGCCCCCAGTACCCTCTTCATTCCATGTGGGCCTGAGGCCAGAGGCACGGTGCGGGGCTCAGGAGACTCCCTGGCCAGCCAGTGCCTGCTGGGTAGAGAAACCATGCCAAGGGTGGCCCCCTGGCTCTGGTGAGGGGTGGAAGGCCTCACCGTGTTCTCATGCCCCAACCCGGGCCGCAGATGGAGCAGTTCATCCAGTACCTTGATGAGCCAACAGTCAACACCCAGATCTTTCCCCACGTTGTGCACGGTTTCCTGGACACCAACCCTGCCATCCGGGAGCAGACAGTCAAGGTGGGTGTGGCCAGGCCCAAAGGGGCCACCCCTGGTTTTCTAAGGCTCAGAGGCGGCTCATCAGAGGACACAGAGGCCTTGGTTTTGGTCTGTGGCTCAAACAGGGTatgggaggggcaggcaggctgTTCTGCACGTGGGTCCTGGCTGTGGGTATAGCACTGCAGGTGGTCGGGGGAAGGGTGGGTATGGCTAATAGTCCTGAGTGCAACAGACATTCATGAGACTGGAGTGCAGACGGGGGTTCCCCTTCCAAAGCCTTCTGGGTAAGGCCCAGGAGCAGGTTGGAGGGCTCTGGCGGGTCTCCTCAGCACTCAGGGTCACTGGTGCCCTCCCAGGAGGCCCCTCCCATGTGTGGTACCCTGCCCACTCCGGCCCACACTGTCCGGTCTCCCGCCCTGCAGTCCATGCTGCTTCTGGCCCCAAAGCTGAATGAGACCAACCTCAATGTGGAGCTGATGAAGCACTTCGCGCGGCTGCAGGCCAAGGACGAGCAGGGCCCCATCCGTTGCAACACCACCGTGTGCCTGGGCAAGATCGGCTCCTACCTCAGTGCCAGTGTGAGTGCCCCGCACACGTGGCAGGAGTTCTGTCAGCATCACAGCCACATCCCCCAGGGTCAGGTCCCCTTGTGTGGGGTCTGtcaccccacacatacacacacacacagacccaggCCCTGGGTGCTCCAGTCCCCATGTCTGAGGGACAGAGTAAGTTGTgtcaggtcacacagccagtaggTGGTGGCTGCTGGAACCGAACCTAGGTCTGCCTGCCCCCTCAGGGTCTGTGAACGCAGACACTGCAGCCCCCGGGCACTTAGCAGGAATGATTGAATGGGTCagcagggcaggcaggcagggaggcgTGGCCCGGCCCCAGGGCAGCTTCTGCTCTGGCCCCTGTCACTCTGAGCCGTGGGCCAGTGATCTGGAAGGACAAGCCAAGATCCAGAGTTGTCGTTAGTGATTAACTCACACTTGTTAGACTCTGGAGGCCCTGTGGTTGGCCTCTGTTGTGGCAGTTCTGGACCCCAGGACGGACCCTATACCCAGGAGCCCTCTTCCTGCCCCAGACCAGACACAGGGTCCTCACCTCCGCCTTTAGCCGGGCCACAAAGGACCCATTTGCACCATCCCGGGTCGCGGGCGTTTTGGGTTTTGCCGCTACCCACAACCTCTACTCGATGAACGACTGCGCCCACAAGATCCTGCCTGTGCTCTGTGGCCTCACTGTGGATCCTGAGAAATCCGTGCGAGACCAGGTGAGGCGTTACTGGGGctgggccctggggctgggggtcCGGGGGTACCTGGGCCCCAGCTGGCCTGGCGGGCTCACAGGAACCTTGGAGGCTCCAGCTCTACCCCTTGCTGCCCCACAGGCCTTCAAGGCCATTCGAAGCTTCCTGTCCAAACTGGAGTCTGTGTCAGAGGACCCCACACAGCTGGCCGAAGTGGGTGAGTGGCCCACGCTCACGTTCCCTGTTCCTCTTGCCACTTTCTTGACTGGCCTGTTGTGGCCCCCGTCTGCCTCGCTGGAGTGTCTGCAGAGCCCCAGGGGACAGATTGTTGCGCACTCTTCAACCTCCCATTTCACAGCTGGGAGAGCGCAGGCCTGGGGAGGAGGGCGCCcactctaggttgctctgcttcAGTTAGTGCCGTCCTGTCGCCCTCCCCACGGAGGCCTGAGGTGTCTGTACTTGTCGCTCCTGTCCCTGCCCAGAGAAGGATGTCCACGCAGCCTCCAGCCCCGGGATGGGAGGAGCCGCAGCCAGCTGGGCAGGCTGGGCCGTGACGGGGGTCTCCTCGCTCACATCTAAGCTGATCCGGGCACATCCCACGGCTGCCCTGGCCGAGACCAACGTCCCCCAGAGACCTGCGCCTGAGGGTGAGAGTCCTGGACTGAGAGGGCTTGGAGTCCCCCCCAGGATGGTGATGGGgacacccccagccccagcaaCCTCTGCCCTGTGCTGAGGCCTTCCTGGGGCTTAGTGGGCGGAAACTCAGTGAGCCTCTGCTCCCCAGGacttcctgccccagcccctaCCCCTGTGCCTGCCACGCCTACGACCTCAGGCCCCTGGGAGACCCAGGAGGAGAGCAAGGACACGGAAGAGGACAGCAGTGCCGCTGACAGATGGGATGATGAGGACTGGGGAAGCCTGGAGGTGAGGGGCCAAGGACTCCCGCGGGGACCCAGCTGCAGGGCCACAGACTGCCATTCGGGGAGCTCTCGTGGGCTTGGCCGGAGTCAGATCTTTCCTCATCTGCAAGTATCCTAAGCAGGAGTCGTGGAGCAGCCATTGTGGGTCGGAGCCGACAGCTAAGCCCCATCTCAACTCCAGAAATGAGAGGCCAAGCTGATGGTGGTTGGGTCTGCCCATCCCTCTTCCTCGCTCCCCTCCACGGCCCATCCCTCCTATGGCCTTTCTGGGGCCCGCCCTGCCCTGTGATCAGCAGAGAGAGGTTACGCCCAGGCCTACAACCAACCTGTCCTCCCTGAGGGTGGGCTCAGGATGCGCTGAGGCCAGAGTGGGGCTGTCCTAAGGGGAACGGGGTGGGCAGAGCTCCGGCTGCCAGCAGTCTCTGCCCCTGAGGCCGCAGGCAGGGGTGTGGAACTCAGGATCTCGTTCCCCACCTCACAGAGGAGTGACAACAGGCCTGGTTCAGCGTGTCCAGTTTATTGATGGGACACAGGGCTGAGGAGAAAATGAGAtggaagacaaaagaagaaagggTGGAGCCCATAGCTAGGCGGAGACTGGGGGCTTCCTTGGCCTTTCGGGTGGAGCAAGAGGGCTCTATGGTCGTGCTTTCCTCCCCATCCTGCAGCAGGAGGCCGAATCTGTGTTGGCTCAGCGGGATGACTGGAGTACTGGGAACCAAGCCAGCCGGGCTGGGCAGGTGAGCTGGGCGGGACAGAGCGTGTGTACGGGGGAGCGGGGTgcccctgctcctccctccccttctctagCACTGTCTCCGCTGCCTCTTCTACAGGCCAGCAACCCTGGCCACAGATCCCAGGAGTCAGACTGGAGCAGTTGGGAAGCTGAGGGCTCGTGGGAGCAAGACTGGCAGGAGCCAAGCCCCCCGGCGCCACCCCCTGAGGGCACACGGCTGGCCAGCGAGTATAACTGGGGTGGACCGGAGCCTAGTGACAAAGGCGACCCTTTTGCTGCCCTGTCAGTGCATCGGGAGGCTGGGGCGCAGGTACTGGTGCCTTTCCAGTGGGAGGGTGCAGACCTGGGGTGGACCTCAGCTGAGAGTAGGTCTCCACTCCAGCCCACACCTCCCTTTTCAGTCGAGGCGAGACTCATGGGGTGATGACAACTGGGAAGGCCTGGAGACCGAGAGCAGTAAGTGTTTCTCCCCAGCCAGCTGGTTGATGGCCTGGGCCTACCTTCCACCGGGGCAGGCATGGGAAGGGAAGCCGAGACCCAGGTTGTCCTGACACCTTCAGCCCTCCCTTTCTTGTTTCCAGGACAGGCGAAGGCGGAGCTAGCCCGGAAGAAGCGCGAGGAGCGAAGGAGGGAGATGGAGGCAAAACGCGCTGAGAAAAAGGCAGCCAAGGGTCCCATGAAGCTGGGAACCCGGAAGCTGGACTGAACTGCAGGTGTGGGCCCTTCCCAGTCTCGGAGGCCCCACAGATGTATTTATTGTACAAACCATGCGAGCCCGGTCAGCCTGGCCAGGCACATCTCACATGTACATAATCAGAGCCACAATAAATTCTATTTCACACCTGTTGTGCTGGGCTCAGTCCAGCGCCTCCAAGGAGGCTAGAGTCTGGCGCTGCCCTTTGGAGTCTGCGCCCATCACGGACATGAACATCAATTTACTTCGAAAACCAAGAGTAAAGAGAAACGATCTGATTTATCAGTTTCTGGGGAAATGCCCTCTGGAAGGAAGGCCGGCAGCGCCAGACAGACCCAACATCTGCCTGTGAGCCAGGCGGAACCGGCAGGGGCGCCCTTGGAACATGGGGCGCGGGGAAGGGGTCTACGGGCCCGAAGGGTCCCTGGGTCCGAGCCCCGAGTCGGGGCACCAGCGAGAGGCCGAGCTCGCCCCAATTGCTGGGCAGAAACCCCTCGGTGATTGCGAAGGTCCAGACCGAGGGTGGTGTCAGCGGCGTCGCTGGGGCACGCAGGCTCCATGCGTGCGGCTGCGCGCGAAGCCAGCTTTGCAGACGCAGCGGTAGGAACCGCTCGTGTTCACGCAGCGCTCGGTCTTACATAGTAACCCGCGCTGGTTCAGCTCTCGGCACTCATCGATGTCTGGAAGTGGGGGTGACAAGTGAGGACTTTAAGAGGGCGCCAAAGCTGTGCGACCCCTTGGTTTCTGGTCCGAGCCGAGCTTCTGCAGGGCCTGACCCCGCCCCGCCACGCCCACATGCCCTCTGGCCCCGCCCCCTCGGCGCGGCTCACCGACACAGCGGGCGCGGGACGCGTCCAGCTGGAAACCGCCAGGACACTCGCACACTGCGCCGCCCGGCCGCGGCACACAGCGACCGCTCACGCAGCGACACTCGTCCGAATCCTCCTCTGAGCTGTCCTCTTCTGCGCGGGCCGAGAGAATGAGACGTCAACACTGCCCCCGGCGATGGCCGCGGACCCGCCTCTGTCCCTCCAGCTACACTCACCTCTGGCGGGCTTCCCCAGCAGCAGGGGGCTCGTGTCCCAGAAAGAATTACTTTCACTCTGCGACGTCGGGCACTGGGACCCTGAGAGGGGCAGGGGGGCGATCAGCAGTCAATGGCTTTGATTCACTTCGGCTCGGCCCCCAAATTCCCTCCGGGCCAACCCCTCTCAGGCATGCTCACCAGCGCCGCGCGGCGGGCACGGACGGCACTGGGCTCCCCAACCTCGACCCTGGCGACAGCAGCAGTCATCGAAGGTGAGGGCGGGCCCGGCCAGGGGCCCCGCACACATGCCGTCATCTCCGCGCTGGCCCCAGCACACGTCCCGCCGCTCCGGGGCACGCTCTGCGGAGGGGGACCCGGCGTCAGGGAGGAGCCCAAAGCAGGGGCCGCCCTCCCCCGCTCCAATCCACCCTCGTGGGAACGACGGCCCCGGGCCTCCACGGGGCACACAGTGTTCTGGAGAGCCCAAGATGACCCTCGCCCTTACCGGCCGGGCTCTCGGGGCGCTGGCAGTCGCGGCCTGAGGGTCCGGGTACCCAGGGCGGGCGGCACTCGCAGCGGTAGGAGCCGGGCAGGTTGACACACCGGCCAGGGCGGCAGGCTGTGGGGTCCTGGCACTCGTCCACGTCTGCGGGCAGCAAGTGGATGGGTCGGGGTGGAAATCACAGCTTGGCTCGGCTAGCCTCTCTCCCGTTTCCCCAGAGGACCGACCCGGGCCTCACCCATCTCTTCTGGGCTCAGACACTGGCGCTGCACCGGGCTGTACTCGGCCGGGGGAGTGCAGGCACAGCGGTAACCACCGCGCGTATTCTCACACACTCCGTTCCGGCAATTAGACTCGTCCAAACACTCGTCCACGTCTGAGGGGAGGAAAAGCGCGAGTGGTAGGAACCGGCCTGCAGTCGGGTGGTTTTGCGTGTCTCCTGGCTGCTTTCCCACGGCCACGGGGGCAGCTGCACTCACCCACGCATTCCAGCAGGTTCGAGTCGTAGTAGAATCCGTGCTGGCAATAGCACTCGTAGCCGGGCTGCGTGTTCACGCACTTGCCCTCCTTGCATATCTCCGCCCCAAACAATATGCATTCATCGATGTCTGCAGAGCGACAGGCCGTGGGCGACCGCACCCTCTACCTGCCGGGCCTCTGAGGCCCCGCAGCAGAGGACGTGGGGGTGGCGCTTACCGTGGAAAGGCGAAAAGTCTGCTATGGCCTTTTCCCAACGCCTACTTAAGGCGATAGGGCGGGGCTTGGGAGAGGGGCGGGGCAGTCGGTGAGAGAGTGGGCGGGCCTTATCCCAGTACCCGCAATTGACAAGCAAGCACTGGAGGGATCGGGGTGGTCCAAACCGGAGGGCAGAGCGGGCGAGCCAAGTGGGCGGAGCCATGTTGGGGCTTACCACGGTGGGCTGGGATGCCATAGTTGACAATGTTGTTGTCCTGGGTATAGCCCTTCCCGTCTGGGCAGAGGCTGTGGAACTCAGCTACAGGGAGACAGTGGCCATGGGGAAGGAAAAGAGCAGGATTGAGCACGTACGTCCTGGCCATAGGGCCAGAGCTCTGGCCTCATTTCCCACCAACTCAGGAAGGGGCCCTCTTCCCCAGTCCGGtcccaaatgaagaaactgaggttctggAAAGGGGAAAGGCCTGCCCGGCTCCTGACCTGAGCTGTAGACTGGGCAGGGATAGATCTCGCAGTGGTCTCCCCAGCCAGCCCCCAGCGAGCAGCAGCACTCCTGCTGGGTGACGTTGGTGGCCAGAACACTGTCACAGAACACGGTATCATCGAAGTTAAGGTAGCACTCCTTCTTGTGGTGGGGCTGCTCCACCTctgaggggaggggagagcagcTCAGGGTCTGGCACTGTGTCTTTGCCTGTCCACACTGCCCACCAACCTCTGCCCTCTGTGCCCCCACATCGCCTGGCTCCTGGAGCTGCCACGTGAAAGCCAAGCTCCATCCTCAGTGTGGCATTCAGGGGCCGCCTGACAGGTCTGGTCCCGCCAGGGTCTCCCAGGCAAAAGAAATTTCTTCCTGTTCCTCATATTCCAGAGGGTGGGACCAGGTCCAACTCTGAGTCCCAACGGCAGCGTCTAGATTGAGGAGGGAGCCGAGAGGGCACTCACCCTCACAGCCATGTTGGTCCTGGGTGGGTGTGAAGCCCTCATCACAGATGCAAACGTAGGAGCCCTGCAGGTTCTCGCAGGCCCCATGGGGAAGGCACAGGCCTGGGTCCTGGCTGCACTCATCTATGTCTTCAGGGGGGAGAAGAGCAGAAAGAATCACTCAGAGGGAAACCAGCCCCTCTCTCCCTGGGGGTGGGCCTCAAGGGCCTCACACAAGCCGAGAACCTGAATTTCCACTTTGACTTCAAAGCACACACAACAGGAAAGCCACTCGTGTGGGTCTGTGCACAGGGGTCGATGTATACACATTCAGTGCACTGTTCTTCACAAGCGCTAACAGAATGAAGCCCTAGCTCTCAGCTCAGCATCTGGGGGTTCAGTTTGCTCTCCCAGTATCTTTGTCTCATCACCCTTTGCTCTAAACCACTAAGACCCTCAGCTCTATGTCTAGGCCAAGGTATCTACTCTCCCTAAAAACACAACTAGCTCTGCTTCCTGATCTCTGTGCTTTGCAAATACTCTTCTTTGGGCCTGGTAAATACcatcctttgtttttctctgcttAGGGAATCTACTTATGCTTTAGGGAAGCCTGTTTATACTTCAAGTTCCAATACAACTGTCACTTCTTGGTTGCAATTAATCACTAGTCCAGACCTCTTTTGGCGCTTAGCACTCTGAATTGTAAGAATCAATTTACCCAGGGCTCCTTCCTAGGGGAGACTGTCTTCCTAGCAAGGAACCCTGGGTTATTGCTCAGTATCTAGCATATAGCATAGAACCTGGCAAATATTAGGTGTTCAGTaaattggtcatagcaaacaccctcttccaacaacacaagagaagactctacacatggacatcaccagatggtcaacaccgaaatcagattgattatattctttgcagccaaagatggagaagctctacacagtcagcaaaaacaagaccgggagctgactgtgtctcagatcatgaactccttattgccaaattcagacttacattgaagaaaatagggaaaaccactataccattcaggtatgacctacatcaaatcccttatgattatacaatggaaatgagaaatagatttaagcgactagatgtgatagagtgcctgatgaactatggatggagattcgtgacattgtacaggagacagggatcaagaccatccccatggaaaagaaatgcaaaaaagcaaaatgactgtctggggaggccttacaaatagctgtgaaaagaagagaagcgaaaagcaaaggagaaaaggaaagatataagcatctgaatgcagagttccaaagaatagcaaggagagataagaaagccttcctcagccatcaatgcaaagaaatagaggaaaacaacagaatgggaaagactagagatctcttcaagaaaattagagataccaagggaacatttcatgcaaagatgggctcaataaaggacagaaatggtatggacctaacagaagcagaagatattaagaagaggtggcaagaatacacagaagaactgtacgaaaaagatcttcatgaccaagataatcatgatggtgtgatcactcacctagagccagatatcctggaatgtgaagtcaagtgggccttagaaagcatcactacaaagctagtggaggtgatggaattccagttgagctatttcaaatcctgaaagatgatgctgtgaaagtgctgcactcaatatgccagcaaatttggaaaactcagcagtggccacaggactggaaaaggtcagttttcattccaatcccaaagaaaggcaatgccaaagaatgctcaaactgccgcacaattgtattcatctcacacgctagtaatgtaatgctcaaaattctccaagccaggcttcagcaataggtgaaccgtgaacttccagacgttcaagccggttttagaaaaggcagaggaaccagagatcaaattgccaacatgtgctggatcatggaaaaaggaagagagttccagaaaaacatctatttctgctttattgactatgccaaagcctttgactgtgtggatcacaataaactgtggaaaattctgaaagagatgggaataccagaccacctgacctgcttcttgagaaacctatatgcaggtcaggaagcagtagttagaactggacatggaacaacagactggttccaaataggaaaaggagtacgtcaaggctgtatattgtcaccctgcttatttaacttatatgcagagtacatcatgagaagtgctgggctggaagaagcacaagctggaatcaagattgccaggagaagtatcaataacctcagatatgcagatgacaccacccttatggcagaaagtgaagaggaactcaaaagcctcttgatgaaggtgaaagtggagagtgaaaaagttggcttaaagctcaacattcagaaaacaaacatcatggcatctggtcccatcgcttcttgggaaatagatggggaaacagtgtcagactttatttttgggggctccaaaatcactacagatggtgactgcagccatgaaattaaaagacgcttactccttggaaggaaagttatgaccaacctagatagcatattcaaaagcagagacattactttgccaacaaaggtccatctagtcaaggctacggtttttccagtagtcatgtatggatgtgagagttggactgtgaagaaagctgaacgctgaagaactgatgcttttgaactgtggtgtcggagaagactcttgagagtcccttggactgtgaggagatccaaccagtccattgtgaaggagatcagtcctgggatttctttggaaggaatgatgctaaagctgaaactccaatactttggccacctcatgcgaagagctgactcattgggaaagactctgatgctgggagggattgggggcaggaggagaatgggacaacagaggatgagatggctggatggcatcaccaactcgatggacatgagtctgggtgaactccgggagttggtgatggacagggaggcctggcgtgctgcgattcatggggttgcaaagagtcggacacgactgagcaactgaactgaaactcttaTTGGATGAATGCATTGAGGGGTGAGTTGGCACATAGTAATAAGCATCATCTAATTACTGTCATTATTACTGTTATATTATTTTCTGTGAAAGAGTAAGATgaatgagtgggtggatggatggatggaaagacAAATCAACAGTGTGTCTAGGAGATGACTGCTTGCTGCCATTGCTCCTTGGGAGTTCTCAGCCAATCCCCCCATACCTTGGCATTTCCGGCCGCCTACCAGCCGATGCCCCTGGGGACAGAGACATCGATAGGAGCCATTGGTGTTGATGCAATCACCCCCAATGCAGGCTGCAGGGAAGTCACACTCATTGATGTCTGTAGGGAATCAAAGGggtggagaatctcagggacaaaGCCCACTCTCACAGCCTAAGGCTTCCGAAGAGCCCTGGGTAGGGCCCACACCCCATGGCCTATCTTGGATCTGGATGGGGGCTGGCCATGGAGTGGTGGGCTTGCTCACAGCCCCTGGGGTTGGGGCCTGGGCAGTGAAGGTCTGGGACAGGGGGGAACAGGTCAGCCCCCCAGCTTGAGGTCTCCCCTCACCCTCGCAGCGGCTCCGGTCCCTTGACAGATGGTAGCCAGAGAGGCACTGACACTGGAAGGAGCCTGGAGTGTTGGCACAGATGCCGTTGTCGCACACGTCCCCAGCCTCACACTCGTCCACATCTGTGGGGCACAGGGGCCATCAGAGGGCTAGGACAGGGTGGTGCTGTGTCTCTGCTCCCCTCTTCCCACTCCTGCCCACGGCCTGGAGCACCAGAGCTGAGGCAGGTGGAGCTGGAGACAAGCATGGGCCCCTCACCCCGCCCCTGTGTGGCACACCGTGCCCTAATGACCAGGCCAGGTGCTGGCAGGAACCCTGGGCCATTTCTGGTTCCAAAGAgctcaggcctccctatccttcgTCCACCCTCACCAAACAATCCTCGCCTTCTGCCCCGGGTTCATGGCCCCAGCTGCTCTGGTGGCtgctcccgcccctcccccactgccaggGCTCCCTTTATAAGTAAGCTCCCCTATATCTTCAGTCTCACAGAATAATTTCTCCCGCTTGTGCAGTAAAGGGACTTGGCTCTGAGAGCACGCTTCTGTGCAGTCCTTTCTAGGGGGAGCTGGTAGTCACCCACACCCCAGACCCCTTCCAAACCCCGCACTTCCTGAAGGACACCTGAACCCCACCCCGGCCTCCCACCTCTCTATTGCCATCAGCACCCACCTCCCTAGTgctctccctttccctttctctccctctccatcctgGGCGTTTTCAACATCCATTTGGCCAGCCAGGCCCAGCCTCTGATCCAACAGTCCTTCCCTCAGTGTCTGCGACCTCCACTTCAACGCCAGCCACTTGCTCTCAGTACAAGGGACTGGGAGCTGCCCCGCCATCTCCAGGCCCCGGCGTCTCAGACTCGGCTCCTTTCGCACTGCCTCCGCTGCTGCTCTCCAGGCCCCTCCTCACCTCCTCTCCCCAAGGGCCCCTGAAcacctctcctgcctcccctctGCTGTGGCAAAGCCAGAGCCCTCGCCTGCTTCTCAGGATGCCGGGTGCTGAGTGCGGCTGAGGCTGGCCACCACGCGGAGCACCCCAGGCCACTCCACTCCCTGTGGCCTTCAGCTGGGCTAGATCCTCTGCATGGCTGCAccactctctcctcctcctctcaggCCTTGACACCGGGGAGGCCTAGGGAGCCCCATGCCCTTCAGCAGGTCCAAACTTGTGCCGTTCTCCTCAGCCCACAGCCTCCACCCCACTCGCTCTTCCTCACCTGCTGCCTCCGTCTTCTGGCCTCTCCTCAGGACACAGAAGCTACCCTGCTAAGGCCGCCTTCTCATCTCCCTGGTTAGTTCTTAGTTACAAGGACCTCTCTACTGCATTTAGCACATCCTCCTCTGCCCTCGATGCCTGCCCTCCCCAACCGGCCCCCCAGGCCCCCCGTTCCCCCGTCTCCCGCTCCTATCCCCCTGCCTTCTGCCGACCTGGCAGTGTCCACCATGCTCCGCTCACTGGACTCACCCTCCTTGACTGCACCCCACGGCTCCACAGCTCCCCTAGTGTGCACCCCACGGCTCCACAGCTCCCCTAGTGTGCACCCCGAGGCTCCACAGCTCCCCTAGTGTGCACCCCGAGGCTCCACAGCTCCCCTAGTGTGCACCCCGAGGCTCCACAGCTCCCCTAGTGTGCACCCCGAGGCTCCACATCTCCCCCAGTGTGCACCCCGAGGCTCCACAGCTCCCCTAGTGTGCACCCCACGGCTCCACAGCTCCCCTAGTGTGCACCCCCCAGCTCTACAGCCCACAGTCGCAACTGGGTGTGTCTGGCCCAAGGCTTCCAATCTATACCGCCGGCCCTCTGTGGGAATCACCAGCTGAGAGACCCACAGGGACCACACACTCAGCTGTCCAACAGGAAACTTAATGTCTTCCTTCTCAAACACGCCTCACCCCAGGGACCCTATCCCAGTGAACAGCACCCACTGAGTCACCCAAACTAGAAACCTGGAGACCCCTTACTCCTCTCTCTCCTTCGCCTTGACATCCAGTTAACAAGCCCAGGTAACTCGTTTTAATATTTCTCTAATATCACACTGTCTCATGACCATCTTTGAGGCCACTATTATCACATCCACCACTGTCTCTGTCCTGAGTCTCCACCAGACCTCCAGTCCTCTGCACAATGGGCATCAGGGAACTTTCTAGAACAAACAGCAAATGT
The genomic region above belongs to Bos taurus isolate L1 Dominette 01449 registration number 42190680 breed Hereford chromosome 29, ARS-UCD2.0, whole genome shotgun sequence and contains:
- the SCYL1 gene encoding N-terminal kinase-like protein isoform X2, which codes for MWFFARDPVRDFPFELSPEPPEGSPPGPWVLHRGRKKATGSPVSIFVYDVKPGAEEQTQVAKAAFKRLKTLRHPNILAYIDGLETDKCLHVVTEAVTPLGVYLKARAEAGGLKELELSWGLHQIVKALSFLVNDCSLIHNNVCMAAVFVDRAGEWKLGGLDYMYSAQGNGGGPPRKGIPELEQYDPPELADGSGRAVREKWSADMWRLGCLIWEVFNGPLPRAAALRNPGKIPKSLVPHYCELVGANPKVRPNPARFLQNCRAPGGFMNNRFVETNLFLEEIQIKEPAEKQKFFQELSKSLDSFPEDFCRHKVLPQLLTAFEFGSAGAVVLTPLFKVGKFLNAEEYQQKIIPVVVKMFSSTDRAMRIRLLQQMEQFIQYLDEPTVNTQIFPHVVHGFLDTNPAIREQTVKSMLLLAPKLNETNLNVELMKHFARLQAKDEQGPIRCNTTVCLGKIGSYLSASTRHRVLTSAFSRATKDPFAPSRVAGVLGFAATHNLYSMNDCAHKILPVLCGLTVDPEKSVRDQAFKAIRSFLSKLESVSEDPTQLAEVEKDVHAASSPGMGGAAASWAGWAVTGVSSLTSKLIRAHPTAALAETNVPQRPAPEGLPAPAPTPVPATPTTSGPWETQEESKDTEEDSSAADRWDDEDWGSLEEAESVLAQRDDWSTGNQASRAGQVSWAGQSVCTGERGAPAPPSPSLALSPLPLLQASNPGHRSQESDWSSWEAEGSWEQDWQEPSPPAPPPEGTRLASEYNWGGPEPSDKGDPFAALSVHREAGAQSRRDSWGDDNWEGLETESRQAKAELARKKREERRREMEAKRAEKKAAKGPMKLGTRKLD
- the SCYL1 gene encoding N-terminal kinase-like protein isoform X3, producing MWFFARDPVRDFPFELSPEPPEGSPPGPWVLHRGRKKATGSPVSIFVYDVKPGAEEQTQVAKAAFKRLKTLRHPNILAYIDGLETDKCLHVVTEAVTPLGVYLKARAEAGGLKELELSWGLHQIVKALSFLVNDCSLIHNNVCMAAVFVDRAGEWKLGGLDYMYSAQGNGGGPPRKGIPELEQYDPPELADGSGRAVREKWSADMWRLGCLIWEVFNGPLPRAAALRNPGKIPKSLVPHYCELVGANPKVRPNPARFLQNCRAPGGFMNNRFVETNLFLEEIQIKEPAEKQKFFQELSKSLDSFPEDFCRHKVLPQLLTAFEFGSAGAVVLTPLFKVGKFLNAEEYQQKIIPVVVKMFSSTDRAMRIRLLQQMEQFIQYLDEPTVNTQIFPHVVHGFLDTNPAIREQTVKSMLLLAPKLNETNLNVELMKHFARLQAKDEQGPIRCNTTVCLGKIGSYLSASTRHRVLTSAFSRATKDPFAPSRVAGVLGFAATHNLYSMNDCAHKILPVLCGLTVDPEKSVRDQAFKAIRSFLSKLESVSEDPTQLAEVEKDVHAASSPGMGGAAASWAGWAVTGVSSLTSKLIRAHPTAALAETNVPQRPAPEGLPAPAPTPVPATPTTSGPWETQEESKDTEEDSSAADRWDDEDWGSLEEAESVLAQRDDWSTGNQASRAGQASNPGHRSQESDWSSWEAEGSWEQDWQEPSPPAPPPEGTRLASEYNWGGPEPSDKGDPFAALSVHREAGAQSRRDSWGDDNWEGLETESRQAKAELARKKREERRREMEAKRAEKKAAKGPMKLGTRKLD